Proteins encoded in a region of the Diabrotica undecimpunctata isolate CICGRU chromosome 10, icDiaUnde3, whole genome shotgun sequence genome:
- the LOC140452201 gene encoding uncharacterized protein, which produces MDSVYPSTSTSCEINSGACHLCSKIFKNVELRNRHIKGIHNIDMSIKKINHIICPLCEQETNFKSHENLRKHLKGNHQVSIELITFEFSSLQEYETWKDMQKFETSYTMNRIVNRNEQKTLYYECNRSNIKGYKPNYKIRTEKSGGSIKIKGVCSSRLICKLRDQGQVSVSYWKTHAGHKEELRTMHLAKAEEKMIVEKLISGVPSSRILEDSRKLETPKLERLAVLTSQDLSNLSRKYNTYKKRDQNDMVATALKVQEWNANNNNYAFLFKKEGEQHDVLKKEDFALEFMNSVMEDKLREFHSIICMDGTHGTNKRGMDLTVVLIKDDRNTGFPVAFLLSNRLDQVVQEVFLGALKNRMQTGIHAEHFMSDDDKKYYNAWVKIMGNQPKRLLCTWYYFQNEERIKMWAHCYRKNSGINTNMAIESFNNLLKTNHLRRSAGVTIEKLLDTIDDLVDIKMWKRIIDIERPNANNYQDRVISKAHKMAETMKNKVEVKKNKKVYGQFQCECAEYVVRNILCKHVHLVRMHEEREGTNSVLDDAARCLAETSIIKSRHQEEINEFVRGKVEQTNVIQENTRRCLQNENFKNVIDSLHDLDDETYTQLHDKFMRDVQEARQEIHKDISDVDDNYEPPAKSPWQMRVKLKSTVLAIDRYGVSDRATAAIASSVLKDVGVISEIDSSYVVDKNKLRQEKNVNAGNYKMIVNV; this is translated from the exons ATGGATTCTGTCTATCCATCTACTTCAACAAGCTGTGAAATTAACTCAGGAGCCTGCCATCTTTgcagcaaaatatttaaaaatgtggaATTACGAAATCGTCATATCAAAGGAATACATAACATAGATATGTCGATTAAGAAAATTAATCACATTATTTGTCCCTTATGTGAACAAGAAACTAATTTCAAAAGCCATGAGAACTTACGAAAACATCTTAAAGGGAACCACCAGGTGAGTATTGAATTAATAACTTTTGAATTTTCTAGTTTACAAGAATATGAGACATGGAAAGACATGCAGAAATTTGAGACAAGTTATACAATGAATAGAATTGTTAATAGAAATGAACAGAAGACATTATACTATGAGTGTAACAGAAGTAACATTAAAG GATATAAGCCCAACTATAAAATTAGAACAGAGAAATCTGGtggatcaattaaaattaaaggagtGTGTTCCTCCAGGCTGATTTGCAAACTGAGAGATCAAGGACAAGTTTCAGTCAGTTATTGGAAAACACATGCTGGACATAAAGAGGAATTAAGAACCATGCATCTGGCAAAAGCAGAAGAAAAAATGATTGTAGAGAAGTTAATATCTGGGGTGCCATCCAGCAGAATTTTAGAAGATTCAAGAAAATTGGAAACACCAAAACTAGAAAGACTTGCAGTATTAACAAGTCAAGATCTCTCAAATTTGTCTAGGAAGTATAATACATATAAGAAACGAGATCAAAATGATATGGTAGCAACGGCTTTAAAGGTTCAGGAATGGAATGCTAACAACAATAATTATGCTTTCTTATTCAAGAAGGAAG gagaaCAACATGATGtacttaaaaaagaagattttgccTTAGAATTCATGAATTCTGTAATGGAAGATAAATTAAGAGAATTCCATAGCATAATTTGTATGGATGGTACACATGGCACGAACAAGAGGGGAATGGATTTAACAGTGGTGCTTATTAAAGATGACAGGAATACAGGATTTCCAGTTGCATTCTTACTGTCAAACCGATTGGACCAAGtagttcaagaagtttttttag gtGCTCTCAAGAATAGAATGCAGACTGGAATTCATGCAGAACATTTTATGAGTGATgacgataaaaaatattataatgccTGGGTGAAGATTATGGGCAACCAACCAAAGAGGCTTTTATGTACATG GTATTACTTTCAGAATGAAGAGAGAATCAAAATGTGGGCTCATTGTTACAGAAAAAATTCAGGAATCAATACAAACATGGCGATAGAATCTTTCAACAACCTATTGAAGACCAACCACCTTAGGAGAAGTGCTGGGGTAACAATTGAAAAGTTATTGGACACAATAGATGATCTAGTTGACATTAAAATGTGGAAGAGGATTATAGACATCGAAAGACCAAATGCGAACAATTATCAAGATAGGGTTATATCAAAAGCACACAAAATGGCAGAAACGATGAAAAACAAAGTGGAGGTTAAGAAAAATAAGAAGGTATATGGTCAATTTCAG TGTGAGTGTGCTGAATATGTGGTGAGGAATATCTTGTGTAAGCATGTGCACTTGGTAAGAATGCATGAGGAGCGCGAGGGAACTAACTCTGTTTTAGATGATGCTGCAAGGTGTTTGGCAGAAACTTCAATTATCAAATCAAGGCATCAAGAGGAAATTAATGAGTTTGTCAGAGGGAAGGTAGAACAGACAAATGTGATCCAGGAAAACACCAGACGATGTCTTCAAAATGAAAACTTCAAAAATGTCATAGATAGCTTACATGACTTAGATGATGAAACTTATACACAATTACATGACAAATTTATGAGAGACGTTCAAGAAGCAAGAC AAGAAATTCATAAAGATATAAGTGATGTAGATGATAACTATGAGCCTCCTGCAAAATCTCCGTGGCAGATGCGAGTTAAATTAAAGTCCACAGTCTTAGCTATTGACCGTTATGGAGTATCAGACCGTGCGACCGCAGCGATTGCATCGAGTGTTTTGAAAGATGTTGGTGTAATTTCAGAAATTGATAGTTCATATGTTGTGGATAAAAACAAACTTAGACAGGAAAAGAACGTAAACGCAGGCAACTACAAGATGATTGTAAATGTTTAA